In Nocardia sp. NBC_00403, the DNA window CGCGACATGGCCGATCAGAACGCTCGTTGCACTGGAGGCGATGGAAGCCATGTTGTGATGCTCGGCGTACCAGACGCGCCGATAACCGGAGCGCTCGGCGGCCCGGGCCAGCGCGACGCTGTTGTCGAAACTATCGCGCGCGGTTTGGCCCGGCGCGATCGACGCGAGATCGAGAATGGATAGTGCGGTGGGCATAGAGCTGCCTTTCCTGGGTCAGAGCACGCGTTGAAGTTGTTCGGTGAAGGCAGTGATACGGGAGTCGTCACGTCGGTAGTAGGTCCACTGCCCCCGCCGCGTAGCGCACAGAAACCCGACGCGCTGCAGGATTGCCAGATGCGCCGACATGGTCGAGGCCGAAGTCCCGGCTTTCTGCTGGAGCAGGCCCACACAGACCCCAAGTTCGGCTGCCTCTCCCGCTCGCTCCGGGAAGCTCGCATCAGGATCCTTGAGCCACTCCAGGATGCGCAGCCGGGTCTCGTTGGCCAAGGCCTTACATTCGTCGAGCACACGACCACCCTTCGATATTTCGCTAATTAACGAATTTACTCCGGACCCAGCCGGTCAGCATTGTGATACCCCTCACTTGCGAGCAGCCCGGGAGGGGAGCTCCGGGTAGACACTCGAGCACGCCGCTATCGACACAGATCAGCCCGTCGGACCACCTTCCATTATCTATAAGTATTCCTTATCGAAAAAGGCCCACAAAGTTTACAACCTCCACAAAACCGAACCGCTCGGGGCTGCATGCCGAAGTCGGGTGAGCGTGCCCGTTGGTGGGAAGCGGTTAGATTGGCGCCATTGCCGGTGAGCGGAAAGGTAAGCGGTGTGGGTGGATTGAGGACCTGTAGCGACATGCGTGAGCATCGACCGCCCTCGATGCATAATGTTCATTTCCGTACGAAGAGCGATTGCCGATAGCTCGATCAAGGATTGCTCCCGAGCAATACAGGCTCGCGAAGGGCATCGATCGGTTCGCAAGATCTTCCTCAAGCATGAGTCCGATTCTGGATCCAGTTCGAAAGGTTTATTCGACGTGTCGATTACGCATCGTCCCGAGGTCGTGGAATATTACGACAACACATGGCTCGACTATCGTGCAATATGGCTGAACAAAAAGAACCTCTCGATGCATTTCGGTTACTGGGACGAGGGAACCGAAAGTCATAGCGATTCTCTGCTCAATATGAACCGGGAACTCGCCGCATTCGCGGGCATACAACCCGGAATGCGTATTCTGGATGCCGGGTGTGGAGTCGGCGGGTCCTCGTTGTGGTTGGCGGAGAATTTCGATGCCGTGGTGGTTGGCATCACTCTCAGCGCTGACCAGGTGCGTCGAGCGCAAAGGTTCGCCGAGGAGCGGAATCTCGCTGATCGCGTTACATTCCAGGTCGCCGATTACTGTGACACCGGACTCGACTCCGGCGCTTTCGATGTGGTCTGGGCCGTGGAAAGTTGCTGCCATGCACAAGACAAAGCAGCATTCCTGGCCGAGTCATACCGCATGCTTCGGCCCGGAGGGCGGCTTGCAATCGCGGACGGGTTCCGGGGATCCAGGAAACCGTCCATGGACAATGAACTCCTATTCCAGCGCCTGGTTAATTCTTGGGCGGCCGACGATCTCTGCGCAATTGCCGAGTTAGTCGAACTGGCAGAAAATGCTGGATTTTCCGACGTAGGAACGCGTGATATCTCGTCGAATGTTTATCCGTCCATCCAGCGTCTCTCCTTTGCGGCGACATTGTGGCAACCGTTGGGCTGGATGCTCGCCAAGCTCCGGATACGGCCGTCCGTCACATACGACAATGTCGTCGGAGCCAAATTGGTGGGACAAGCGTTTCGACGGCATCTCCTCTCGTATGCAACGGTTACGGCACGCCGACCTTGAGTAATACTCGGATCGCTATTCGCTCAAGGGTTTACATGCTGATTTCGATCTGTTCGTGGGCGTCCGGTGATCGCGGGGCAGGGGTGTGGCCGAGGAAACCCGTATCCAATTCCATATAGCCGAGTTCGTCGATGCATAAAAGATGCCGGAATCCAGAGCGCGGGAGCGAGCTTCGCTTGGCCGATCAGGTCCATGGTGGCGAAGGAAGGTGATCAGCGCGGTGACACCGGGAGTGCTGAACCGTTCGTCGCCTCGAAGGAATGCGGAGAGTCGGTGACGCTGGAGGACCGTGGCGCCTGGTGTACCGCGATGTCGAGCACTCTAGTGCGAACCAGCGGTTCGTACCCTGAAAAAGGTCTACAACGCGGGAACCCGCGCGAAACCCAGAGGGGGCGTTGGGTTCGAGCCGGTCCGCAGGACCGGGCGGAAGTCCGGGAGGGCGGCGAGAACATCGACGTTGCGGGCGGCGTAGCAGCGGACGCGGGGAAGCGCGCGCTGGACCTCGGCGCGTTCGATGGGCTCGGCGTCGATGAAGCCGATGGTATCCAGGGCGAGGCCGAAGGTTGTGGCGATCCGGACGAGCGAGGAGGACTTACGACCCCAGCCGATTTCGATCGCCGAGAACATCTCGTAGAGGCCGTGGCGGTACAGCTTGTCGAGGGTTCGTTCCCGGTCGCTGCGGCTGGCGACGGCGTGCCAGATACCGCGGTCGCTCAGCACCTGGAGTGCGCGCACAGCCTCAGGGCGCGGTATGGTGCTCGTCGCATCGCACACGACACCGTCCCACAGGGTGTTGTCCAGTTCCCAGACAAGACATCTCAGAGCCGGTCTCATCGGCCTGCCCCTATCGCTCGGTCATCGCTGCCTTCCCACCGTGCCGGGCACAGCAGATGGGTACTGCACACCATCCAGGCACGGGTACCGGGCAAGCCCTCGGTTTCTCGAGAGGCTGTTCCGGCTCGGGTGATCCTACCGGTACCGCCGAGGGTTGCTCCTGTCAAAAGCCGTAGTAACGCAGAACTAAACGTTCATAAACCCTGGCGGGGACGAGGCGGCGGGTCCAGAACGACAGCCGAACGTCGGTGCCGCACAGATAGGTCTGCCGCGGTCGGACCGCTTCGAGAATGCTGCGCACCTTCCTGGCGACCGCGTGGGCGGGCTGGCCTGCCGCGAGGTATCCGCTGACCCGTTCGAGCACCGCGCCGCGATCGGGTGTGTAGGCGTCGATGGGGTCGGCCACGCGCACCGCGGCATCGATGATCGGCGTCACCGTCCAGCCGGGGGCGAGCACCGAAACGTGGATTCCGAAAGCCGCGGTTTCCATGCGCGCAGCCTCACCGAGGCGTTCGATGGCGGCCTTGGTGGCCGAGTACCAGCCGCCGTAGGGTTCGGCGACCGCACCCGCGCCGGAGCTCACCACGACCACCCGACCGTGACCTTGCTCGCGCATGATCGGCAGCACCTCGCGCAGCACGCGGTGGGTGCCGATCACATTGGTGTCGAGGATCGCGGCGGCCTCGTCGGGGTCGGTTTCCTCCACCGACCCGATCACGCCGTAGGCGGCGAAGGTGACGACGGCGTCGATGCGGCCGTGCCTGGTGTGCGCGGCCCGCACCCAGCCGCGTACCGCCTCGGCATCGCGGACGTCGACGACGGCCGTGTCCGCTCCCACGATCCGGTCGCTGCCCTCGACCGTATAACCCACGCGCGCAAGGTATTCGACTGTCGCGGCGCCCATCCCATTGGCGGCGCCGGTCACCAGGACCACCGTCATACGACGCACACTTTCAGCGCTTCGGGCAACACCTCGAGCCGCGCGGATTCGACGATCGTGATCTCGCCGTCGAGCTCGAGCGGGGCAGCGTGCGCCGGCCGCAGTTCGACGACGCTGTCGCGATGACAGGTCGCCAGCGCCGACCCCGAGAATTTCCCATGGTAGAGCCCTGCGATGAGCCCGAGGATTCGGGCGCGGCCGGCAGCCTGCCAGATGTTCACGTCGAACCGGCCGTCGGCACGGGTGACCGGAGTGTCGTAGTACATGCCGCCCGCGAAGTGCACGCTCTTGAGAACGCCGACGTTGGTGATCGGCGCGACGTGCTCCCAGTCGCTGCCGCGCACCTGGACGGGCAGCGGACGGTGCGTGGCGATATTGCTCAACGCGGTCGCGATGATGGCGGCTTCGACATTGCGCGATTTGAGCCAGCCGATCACGCCGCGTGCGTGGTTGAACGAATGATTCCCTGCCGCAACGAGTCCCATGCTCGCGTTGAGCAGGAAGTAGCGGACGGCGCGGGTGCCGTCGGGCAACAGCATGGTCGCTTTGCCGACGTCGACGAGTTCGGCACGTTCGGTGTCGATTCGCGCGGGGACATCGGCGATGACGGCTGCCGTGCGCATCGGTTTATGGAAGTCGTTGGAGCTGCCGAGTCCGATGGCGCCCAGGGCCAGCGCTTCCGCGCCCCGCCGTGGTCGGTCGGTGGCCGGATCCATGAGCGCGTTGAGCACCAGATTGACCATGCCGTCACCACCTGCGGCCACGACCACATCGGGTGTCACACCGTCGGCGGCCTCGATACGGGCGCGCACCAGTTTCGCGGCTTGTTCCGCGTCACCGGGCATTTCGACTTCCAGGTCCGTATGGCGTTCGCGCAGTGCACGTTCCACCGGCCGCCATCGGTCCAGTGCCGTTCCGGCATTGGACTGTGGATTCAGGACGACGAGCATGACTCCTCCTCGATACCCAGCCACACGCGTAGCCGGCGCCAATCCCCGGTGCGGACCAGACCGGTCTGTGCACAGTTCGGTGGGACAGCGGATTCCGACGCACCGACCAGGAAAACGGGTATGCCGATCCGGGCCGCCGGCGCGTCCTTGGCGGCATCGTTGCCGATCATCACGCACTCCCCTGGTTCGGCGCCGAGCCGCTCCAGGAGTTCGCGATAGAACTCGATGCGCGGCTTCGAGCTGCACATGTTCTCGCCGCTGGTGTGGAAGGTGAAGATCTCGGGTTCGTAGCCGCCCCAGCGCAGCCGGGTGGTCACGGTGCTCAGCGGCCATAGCGGGTTGGTGGCGACTACCTGCGTTATGTCCTTGGCATGCAACAGATTCACCGTGTCAACCGCTTGCGGTTGCGGAGAGAAGCACCGGCGCAAGCGCGGAAAGTCGACCTCGGCCAGTCGGTGCAGACGTCGCGCCGCAAGTGACTGTTCGATACCCATCCGCTCGGCCAGCAGCCGGACCATGAGATCGGTGTTGGTGTACTCGGTGTCGTTGGCGCGGACGGCTCCCAGCACACCGTTCAACGTACGCAGGAACCGGTGCGGGGGCATCAGATCGCGGAATGCGCGCGCCGCCCCCAGCGGCATCAGCACCTGGAATGTGCGCTGGTGAAGGCCTACGAGGGTGCCATCCAGATCCCACAGCACCGTGTGGTAGCCGGTCATCGGGTGTTTGGCGCGGATACTCCCTCGTTCATGAGGGAGATGAAGCGCCATCCTCCTGTCAGAGGTTGGGTCGCGAGGATTTGTCGGTGGTATTGGTTAGGTTGTCGAGTGTGGATGAGGTGGTGCGGTATAGCTACCGACTGCGCCCTGGCGCGCAGGCGGAGCGGGCGCTGGTCTCGGAGTGGCATCGGTGCCGGTTCCTGTGGAATGAGGCTGTGCATCAACAAAAGTCGGGTGGACGTCCCAACTTCGGAAAGCTCGGTAAATTGCTTACCGAGGCGCGTGGCCGGACCGCGTGGTTGCGGGAGGGGTCGCAGGTCGCCCAGCAGCAGACGCTGCGCACCTACGCACTGGCCCTCGAACATTCGTTCAAGGTGAAAGGACGGGGTCGGCCGAGGTTCAAACCACGTAAGACCGCGCTGCTGTCGCCGCAATACACCGTCCGCGGGTTCACCATCCGAGCCGGCAGGCTGCTGCTCCCGAAAGGGGTGAGCATCCCGGTCGTGTGGTCCCGAGAACTGCCGTCGGATCCGACGTCTGTCCGTATCACGCGGGACTGTCTGGGGTATTGGTATGCCTCGTTCGTCGTGCGGCGTGAGGTGGAAGCCGTGCCGACGGTAGAGGGTGGTGTCGGTATCGACTGGGGTGTGAACGTCACGGCCACAACCACCGACGCCGAGTTCGATCTGCCCTTTCTGGGGCATCGGAAACGGTGCGCGGCGGAACTCGCGAAAGCGCAACGCCGCATGGCCCGTCGGCACAACGGCAAACGCGGCCCACAGTCGCGCGGCTACAAGCGGGCCACCCGCGAGGCTGCCAAGCTGCACAAGAAGGCGACCCGCCAAACCCAGCACGATTCGCGGGTGTGGGCGAAACATCTTGTCGCCGACCATGCGCTGATCGCTGTGGAGGATTTCAGGCCGAAGTTCCTGGCGAAGTCCACGATGGCCCGCAAAGCCGCGGACGCGGCGATCGGTGCGGCCAAGCGGGAGTTGATCGAGCGTGGTGTGCGGGCTGGCCGGAAGGTGGTGTTGGTTCAGCCCGCTTACCCGACGATGACGTGCAGTGACTGTTTCGCGAGAACCAAGCGACTCGAACTGCGCGAGAGAATTTTCCGATGCCCCGACTGCGGTTACACCGCGGGTCGGGACCGGAACGCTGCCAGAGTGATTCTGGTTGTGGCAGAACGCGGCCACATCAGTGTCGAGGACGTGAGACAAGCGGGTCACCTCCTTCAGGTGGGTGGTTCGGTTGCGGTCTGAGCTGTGAATCTCCTGCCTTCAGACAGGGGAAGCGTTAATCCTGACTATCCAGGACCGATTGGAGATCGGCGCGGGTCAGGCCGAGTTGCGCCGCGTATTCGTCGATTCCCGGTCGATCCCGGTGCGCCGCAGCAATACCCGCTCTCCCCGCGAGTTCCAGACCATAAGCGGCACCGAGGTCGAACACGGTCTTCGCCAAGGCCGCCGGGAACAGCCAGCGACCGAGGTCGCGCTGGAAAACCCGGGTGAGCCGGTACGGTGCGGCGACCCTGGCACCGAGGCCCGAGAGCGTCGACGGTTCCCGCAGCGAGCTCATCTTCGCCGCTTCCCCGCTGGGCACAAGCAGTAGATCCGACCACAGCCGCCCGAACGCCGCGCGCTTCTCGTGCGCGAGCGCCGTCATGTTGAACTCGGTGTAGGCCTTTTCGATTCGTGAGGTGTGTGTCGAGCGGCTACGTAACAGGGTGTGCAGGTCGGCGGTCTTGCGTGCGGTGTCGTATCGGGTGAACCGGTTGATCCGCGGGGCGATCCGCGCGAGGAGGGCCGCGAAGTCCGGAATCGGAACCAGGCGATGCGTCAGCGAGAGTGCGTGATACATCAGGCTTTCACTGCCCGCCTTCGCTATCTCGGCGGCGAGCAGGTCGTAGTCCAGGTCCGATGCGGCGTGGCGGGCGAGGTTCCAGATATCGGCGAGTTCGCGGACCCCGGTCTTGTAATAGGGCAGATGAACACCCAAGTGGTGCAGGTTGTCCTCGTTCGACATGGCCCAGGCCGGCACACCGTAGAAGTCGATGCGACGCACACGATCCCAGATCGCGGGATAGTCGATGCGATACCCGGCCAAGGGAGTGATCAGGCCCCAGTGCGTGCCGACGACCAGCGCGCCGTCCCCGGAGACGAACGACGGGAGATGATGCGAGCGCTCGGCGCGCACTTTCGGCGCCTTGCCGAGCAGCTCGGACGTAGCGAAAAGACCCATCTCGCGATAGATCTCGATAACCGTATCCACGTGGTCGAGTTCGACGAGGATGTCGAGGTCGTTCATCCGCTTGTAGCGCGGATCATGGTAGATCTCCGAGGAGAACAACATGCCCTTCAACACAACGCAGCGCACACCGCGTTCGTCGAACCGGCGCAACAATTCCAGCGCACCCTCCAGACGCCGATAATTCGCGGCGGCGATACGTTCGATGAGGTCGGCGAATCGCGCACGCACCTCCTCGGGGACGAAGTGGTACAACTCTTCGGCTGCCAATCGCCGCTGCACCAGCGGCACGGTCGCATTGACCCGTGCGAGCTCGAAAACCTCGAACCAGTCGGATATTTCGTGCGCGAGCTTGGCCAGTTCGGCACGCTCGTCGGTGCTCGGCGCAGCCAGCGCCGCGTGCACGAGCAGCCGTTCGGCGGCACTTCCGCCCGCGGCGATCTCGGATGCGGTCATGGCCTGCCTTCCTGTTCGGGATGAAAACCGAAGCGTCGAGCGACGGTCGAAATCTTTTCCAGCGCGAAGTCCAGCTGGTCGCGGGTGAGGGTGGCCATCATGCTGACGCGCAGTCGTTGCTGGTCGCGGGGGACGGCCGGGAACTCGACACCGTTGACGAAGACGCCCTCGGTGTGCAGCGCGGCCACCACCTCCGCCACCGCCAGCCGCGGCGGCACCAGGATCGGAATGATCGCGGTCTGCGGGTCGACGGCGAAGCCCATGCGGCGCAGTTCCTGCACGAAATAGCCCACATTGTCGTGCAATTGGCGGATGCGTTCTGGGTGCGCGTCGATGAAGTCGATCGAGGCGAGCACCGAGGCGACCACTGCGGGCGCCAACGAGGCCGAGAACATGTAGGAGCGCGCGAAGAAGCGCAGAGTGTCGACCAAATCGGTGGATCCGGCGACGAATCCGCCGGTGGTTGCGAACACCTTCGAGAAGGTGCCCATGTACAGCTCCACCGAGCCGTCGCCCATAGCGAAATGCTCGGCGGTGCCGTGCCCGCGAGCGCCGAGCACGCCGGTGCCGTGCGCGTCGTCGATGGCCAACCAGGCGCCGAAGGAATCGCACAGC includes these proteins:
- a CDS encoding diacylglycerol/lipid kinase family protein; amino-acid sequence: MLVVLNPQSNAGTALDRWRPVERALRERHTDLEVEMPGDAEQAAKLVRARIEAADGVTPDVVVAAGGDGMVNLVLNALMDPATDRPRRGAEALALGAIGLGSSNDFHKPMRTAAVIADVPARIDTERAELVDVGKATMLLPDGTRAVRYFLLNASMGLVAAGNHSFNHARGVIGWLKSRNVEAAIIATALSNIATHRPLPVQVRGSDWEHVAPITNVGVLKSVHFAGGMYYDTPVTRADGRFDVNIWQAAGRARILGLIAGLYHGKFSGSALATCHRDSVVELRPAHAAPLELDGEITIVESARLEVLPEALKVCVV
- a CDS encoding HAD-IIIC family phosphatase, coding for MRPALRCLVWELDNTLWDGVVCDATSTIPRPEAVRALQVLSDRGIWHAVASRSDRERTLDKLYRHGLYEMFSAIEIGWGRKSSSLVRIATTFGLALDTIGFIDAEPIERAEVQRALPRVRCYAARNVDVLAALPDFRPVLRTGSNPTPPLGFARVPAL
- a CDS encoding RNA-guided endonuclease InsQ/TnpB family protein, which codes for MDEVVRYSYRLRPGAQAERALVSEWHRCRFLWNEAVHQQKSGGRPNFGKLGKLLTEARGRTAWLREGSQVAQQQTLRTYALALEHSFKVKGRGRPRFKPRKTALLSPQYTVRGFTIRAGRLLLPKGVSIPVVWSRELPSDPTSVRITRDCLGYWYASFVVRREVEAVPTVEGGVGIDWGVNVTATTTDAEFDLPFLGHRKRCAAELAKAQRRMARRHNGKRGPQSRGYKRATREAAKLHKKATRQTQHDSRVWAKHLVADHALIAVEDFRPKFLAKSTMARKAADAAIGAAKRELIERGVRAGRKVVLVQPAYPTMTCSDCFARTKRLELRERIFRCPDCGYTAGRDRNAARVILVVAERGHISVEDVRQAGHLLQVGGSVAV
- a CDS encoding ArsR/SmtB family transcription factor — its product is MLDECKALANETRLRILEWLKDPDASFPERAGEAAELGVCVGLLQQKAGTSASTMSAHLAILQRVGFLCATRRGQWTYYRRDDSRITAFTEQLQRVL
- a CDS encoding SDR family NAD(P)-dependent oxidoreductase is translated as MTVVLVTGAANGMGAATVEYLARVGYTVEGSDRIVGADTAVVDVRDAEAVRGWVRAAHTRHGRIDAVVTFAAYGVIGSVEETDPDEAAAILDTNVIGTHRVLREVLPIMREQGHGRVVVVSSGAGAVAEPYGGWYSATKAAIERLGEAARMETAAFGIHVSVLAPGWTVTPIIDAAVRVADPIDAYTPDRGAVLERVSGYLAAGQPAHAVARKVRSILEAVRPRQTYLCGTDVRLSFWTRRLVPARVYERLVLRYYGF
- a CDS encoding HAD family hydrolase, whose product is MTGYHTVLWDLDGTLVGLHQRTFQVLMPLGAARAFRDLMPPHRFLRTLNGVLGAVRANDTEYTNTDLMVRLLAERMGIEQSLAARRLHRLAEVDFPRLRRCFSPQPQAVDTVNLLHAKDITQVVATNPLWPLSTVTTRLRWGGYEPEIFTFHTSGENMCSSKPRIEFYRELLERLGAEPGECVMIGNDAAKDAPAARIGIPVFLVGASESAVPPNCAQTGLVRTGDWRRLRVWLGIEEESCSSS
- a CDS encoding methyltransferase domain-containing protein, with translation MFISVRRAIADSSIKDCSRAIQAREGHRSVRKIFLKHESDSGSSSKGLFDVSITHRPEVVEYYDNTWLDYRAIWLNKKNLSMHFGYWDEGTESHSDSLLNMNRELAAFAGIQPGMRILDAGCGVGGSSLWLAENFDAVVVGITLSADQVRRAQRFAEERNLADRVTFQVADYCDTGLDSGAFDVVWAVESCCHAQDKAAFLAESYRMLRPGGRLAIADGFRGSRKPSMDNELLFQRLVNSWAADDLCAIAELVELAENAGFSDVGTRDISSNVYPSIQRLSFAATLWQPLGWMLAKLRIRPSVTYDNVVGAKLVGQAFRRHLLSYATVTARRP
- a CDS encoding nucleotidyltransferase domain-containing protein, with the protein product MTASEIAAGGSAAERLLVHAALAAPSTDERAELAKLAHEISDWFEVFELARVNATVPLVQRRLAAEELYHFVPEEVRARFADLIERIAAANYRRLEGALELLRRFDERGVRCVVLKGMLFSSEIYHDPRYKRMNDLDILVELDHVDTVIEIYREMGLFATSELLGKAPKVRAERSHHLPSFVSGDGALVVGTHWGLITPLAGYRIDYPAIWDRVRRIDFYGVPAWAMSNEDNLHHLGVHLPYYKTGVRELADIWNLARHAASDLDYDLLAAEIAKAGSESLMYHALSLTHRLVPIPDFAALLARIAPRINRFTRYDTARKTADLHTLLRSRSTHTSRIEKAYTEFNMTALAHEKRAAFGRLWSDLLLVPSGEAAKMSSLREPSTLSGLGARVAAPYRLTRVFQRDLGRWLFPAALAKTVFDLGAAYGLELAGRAGIAAAHRDRPGIDEYAAQLGLTRADLQSVLDSQD